A region of Hyalangium minutum DNA encodes the following proteins:
- a CDS encoding AidA/PixA family protein produces MADTEQLIDILVVIDAESVMAQFGSVQPPPTMQKPTSIGKNSNLVYMFVKYDEVVKGDASSNLNVSVHPNNVIRWRGTSLTLNTQYSVMLYACDIAQGQNLISQPTPITPSVTVQVPTLSGNTVTGTTAQNFQDFYFQSVGEGAGSVSYTFSFVITDNSGTPLGYFKWDPSLIIS; encoded by the coding sequence ATGGCCGATACAGAGCAACTCATCGACATTCTCGTCGTCATCGATGCGGAGAGCGTCATGGCGCAGTTCGGCTCCGTCCAGCCGCCGCCCACGATGCAGAAGCCGACATCCATCGGGAAGAACTCCAACCTGGTCTACATGTTCGTCAAGTACGACGAGGTGGTCAAAGGAGATGCTTCCTCGAACCTGAACGTCTCCGTTCACCCCAACAACGTCATCCGCTGGAGGGGGACATCCCTGACGCTGAACACCCAATACAGCGTCATGCTCTACGCCTGTGACATCGCCCAGGGACAGAACCTGATCTCGCAGCCGACCCCCATCACGCCCTCGGTGACGGTTCAGGTCCCCACGCTGAGTGGAAACACGGTGACAGGGACGACGGCGCAGAACTTCCAGGACTTCTACTTCCAGTCCGTGGGGGAGGGCGCCGGATCGGTTAGCTACACGTTCTCTTTCGTCATCACGGACAACAGCGGCACGCCCCTGGGGTACTTCAAGTGGGATCCCTCCTTGATCATCTCTTGA
- a CDS encoding tryptophan 7-halogenase produces MDPTCHDVAVLGGGPAGSAMALALRRYTGLSVALIERSAYQELRLGETLPPDSRTLLARLGVWAAFLQQGHLRSSGTCSSWGSAGLGYNDSLYSPWGPGWHLDRRLFDQMLATEAARHGVDVYLSTELAGWERLESGGFRLLLQRPEPDGRLALQARFVVDATGRSAVFATAQGARRVTVDRTFALYGFFQLQPGRTFDAHTLVEACEEGWWYSALLPQGRVVAGLLGDGESLRGMKPGNPEPWLALLERAPATRRKLEACDFTGEALALPANLSRLERMHGEGWLAAGDAACTLDPLSSQGISHALRSALLAAEALRLHFQGEPGALSTYEDTLQGQFQAHLQTRHRYYQLEQRWSAAPFWAHRGQALAQSLTPAR; encoded by the coding sequence GTGGACCCGACGTGTCATGACGTGGCCGTCCTCGGAGGCGGCCCGGCGGGCTCGGCCATGGCCCTGGCGCTGCGCAGGTACACAGGGCTCTCCGTAGCGCTGATCGAGCGCTCGGCCTATCAGGAGCTTCGGCTCGGAGAGACGCTCCCGCCAGACAGCCGGACGCTGCTGGCGAGGCTGGGCGTCTGGGCGGCGTTCCTGCAGCAGGGGCACCTGCGCTCGAGCGGGACGTGCTCCAGTTGGGGCAGCGCGGGGCTGGGGTACAACGATTCCCTGTACTCCCCCTGGGGGCCGGGGTGGCACCTGGATCGGCGGCTCTTCGACCAGATGCTGGCCACGGAGGCAGCCCGGCATGGCGTGGACGTCTATCTGTCCACGGAGCTCGCGGGCTGGGAGCGCCTGGAGTCAGGCGGCTTCCGGCTCCTCCTGCAGCGGCCCGAGCCGGACGGACGCTTGGCGCTGCAAGCCCGGTTCGTCGTGGATGCCACGGGCCGATCTGCTGTCTTCGCCACGGCCCAAGGGGCGCGACGCGTGACGGTGGATCGGACCTTCGCGCTGTATGGCTTCTTCCAGCTCCAGCCCGGACGGACGTTCGACGCCCACACGCTCGTGGAGGCCTGTGAGGAGGGCTGGTGGTACTCCGCGCTCTTGCCCCAGGGACGCGTGGTGGCGGGCCTCCTGGGAGATGGCGAGTCGCTCCGGGGGATGAAGCCGGGCAACCCGGAGCCGTGGCTGGCTTTGCTCGAGCGGGCTCCGGCGACGCGGCGGAAGCTGGAGGCCTGCGACTTCACCGGCGAGGCGCTGGCCCTGCCGGCCAATCTCTCCCGGCTGGAGCGCATGCATGGCGAGGGCTGGCTCGCGGCCGGCGACGCGGCGTGCACGCTGGATCCTCTGTCCTCCCAGGGCATCTCTCACGCCCTGCGCTCCGCCCTGCTGGCCGCGGAGGCGCTGCGCCTTCACTTTCAGGGCGAGCCGGGAGCCCTGAGCACCTACGAAGACACCCTGCAGGGGCAGTTCCAGGCGCACCTGCAGACGCGCCACCGTTACTACCAGCTGGAGCAGCGCTGGTCCGCGGCACCCTTCTGGGCCCACCGCGGGCAGGCGCTGGCACAGAGCCTCACTCCAGCGCGATGA
- a CDS encoding LodA/GoxA family CTQ-dependent oxidase — protein sequence MSTSTTYKIHPAIGIARVGNSQEYYIAPVTAGGLPLELDGKTPVTQFRDNAGGLRRQAARFQVYAYDSTSPNGRPVGPGQGNIQDIEWTVHLANKKASWYEFSQTYGSDGNHSNQPLRNPRSEGKDRNTFIIDSGPRTISCRGIHSTPQQADFAKGQAPMGYPESFPPKGLIPEGSDITTLGQISADNSGYLYVRGGLGNSGCSAAYDVTSAVVKAMVSDNAIPQAIADLLQPQVVDQPYATVEAFEAALLKALGSDNYNQYNATIQKYAYPQPRIDTYANNNFWWDDTSDGPISATVYLETGEKVEVTPAWVLVAPPAYAPQILNMVTLYDTIYNAFVQGAGYNTDIYDPGTYSDKWNPDYKPNFQAEIQPILSRPPVYQWVAAVNSQGNAGHNGLVLPNGSASSFFTFLRAPGDENTVSPGLMPKLAGDNPISHSIAPPSNYMTLTPTQYFLLGQFDQGLCDRSTPSDSSGPGAQLDRATLENCVGGPFCPGIEMTWLSRNLKIYSEPFRIKPLAPTGTGLQWDTEPTAGNGLEPGDLTKYMALPWQADFNECSNQTIDHSLIWWWPAQRPYYVSYTDENGKVAQGYWTRPTDVQFNKDEGMVYNWKDLGFIIQQSGTGSPRFLEVQRRPLTHTDSGS from the coding sequence ATGAGCACAAGCACGACCTACAAGATCCATCCAGCGATTGGCATTGCACGCGTTGGGAACAGCCAGGAGTACTACATCGCGCCGGTCACCGCGGGAGGGCTGCCCCTCGAGCTGGATGGCAAGACACCTGTCACCCAGTTCCGGGACAACGCGGGAGGGCTTCGGAGGCAGGCGGCTCGCTTCCAGGTGTATGCCTATGACTCCACGAGCCCGAACGGGCGGCCCGTGGGCCCGGGACAGGGCAACATCCAGGACATCGAGTGGACGGTGCACCTGGCCAACAAGAAGGCCTCTTGGTACGAGTTTTCACAGACCTACGGGTCTGACGGCAACCACTCGAACCAGCCGCTGAGGAACCCGAGGAGCGAGGGGAAGGATCGCAACACCTTCATCATTGACTCCGGCCCTCGGACCATCTCCTGCCGGGGCATCCACTCGACCCCTCAGCAAGCGGACTTCGCCAAGGGGCAGGCCCCCATGGGATATCCCGAGAGCTTCCCTCCCAAGGGCTTGATCCCGGAGGGCAGTGACATCACCACCCTGGGGCAGATCTCCGCGGACAACAGCGGCTACCTGTATGTGCGGGGAGGATTGGGCAACTCCGGGTGCTCGGCGGCCTATGACGTCACTTCGGCCGTGGTCAAGGCGATGGTGAGCGACAATGCGATACCCCAGGCCATCGCCGACCTCTTGCAGCCCCAAGTGGTGGACCAGCCCTACGCTACCGTGGAGGCCTTCGAGGCGGCCCTCTTGAAGGCCCTCGGCTCCGACAACTACAACCAGTACAACGCTACCATCCAGAAGTACGCCTACCCTCAGCCGCGCATCGACACCTACGCCAACAACAACTTCTGGTGGGATGACACCTCTGACGGTCCCATCTCGGCGACGGTGTATCTGGAGACGGGCGAGAAGGTGGAGGTGACCCCCGCGTGGGTGCTGGTAGCTCCGCCAGCGTATGCCCCGCAGATCCTCAACATGGTCACCCTGTACGACACGATCTACAACGCGTTCGTCCAGGGGGCGGGCTACAACACGGACATCTACGATCCGGGCACCTATTCGGACAAATGGAACCCGGATTACAAGCCCAACTTCCAGGCGGAGATCCAACCCATCCTCAGCCGCCCACCTGTCTATCAGTGGGTGGCCGCGGTCAACTCGCAGGGCAACGCGGGTCACAACGGGCTGGTGTTGCCCAATGGCAGTGCCTCCTCGTTCTTCACGTTCCTCCGGGCGCCTGGAGATGAGAACACCGTGTCGCCTGGGCTAATGCCCAAGCTCGCGGGCGATAACCCCATCAGTCACTCCATCGCCCCGCCCAGTAACTACATGACCCTCACCCCGACCCAGTACTTCCTGCTGGGGCAGTTCGACCAGGGCTTGTGCGACAGGTCCACGCCCTCGGACTCCTCGGGGCCGGGAGCGCAGCTGGATCGCGCCACCCTGGAGAACTGTGTCGGAGGGCCGTTCTGTCCGGGCATCGAGATGACGTGGCTGTCCCGGAACCTGAAGATCTACAGCGAGCCGTTCCGCATCAAGCCCCTCGCGCCCACCGGGACGGGCCTCCAGTGGGACACCGAGCCCACTGCGGGCAACGGGCTCGAGCCGGGCGACCTCACCAAGTACATGGCGCTGCCCTGGCAGGCGGACTTCAACGAGTGCTCCAACCAGACCATTGATCACAGCCTGATCTGGTGGTGGCCCGCCCAGCGGCCCTATTACGTCTCTTACACCGACGAGAACGGCAAGGTCGCGCAGGGGTACTGGACCCGCCCCACCGACGTCCAGTTCAACAAGGACGAGGGGATGGTCTACAACTGGAAGGACCTGGGCTTCATCATCCAGCAGAGCGGGACCGGTTCACCTCGGTTCCTGGAGGTGCAGCGGCGGCCTCTGACCCATACGGACTCGGGAAGCTGA
- a CDS encoding radical SAM protein, producing MSGPRPTVSWNIVGGCNYRCTYCVQKHMPGIGGPTDEQLEAALATLTALPGSWEFKISGGEPFMLKRLPEVAQRLAAAGHKVSLLTNLSAPLRVISTFIEAAGEQLRTFSCSLHREEVEEAEFFEKARAVKELLAKWPRATFVVNSVVVPGHVPEVAESRERFEGAGIKFYPQLMRVNGQPAKYGWVDRWRIDRAFGDMVSPSQINRGYQLKGRLCHAGSKYFIIHPKGDAFSCYPGKRFGDGHLGNIFDGTLRLWDAPNPCRYEVCPCTVPQNRGIIEGFGNSSGEGSHSF from the coding sequence ATGAGCGGTCCTCGGCCCACGGTGAGCTGGAACATCGTCGGTGGGTGCAACTACCGCTGCACCTACTGCGTCCAGAAGCACATGCCCGGCATCGGCGGGCCCACGGACGAGCAGCTCGAGGCGGCGCTCGCCACCCTCACGGCGCTCCCCGGGAGCTGGGAGTTCAAGATCTCTGGCGGCGAGCCCTTCATGCTCAAGCGGCTGCCCGAGGTAGCGCAACGGCTTGCGGCAGCGGGGCACAAGGTGTCCCTGCTCACCAACCTGTCCGCGCCGCTGCGGGTCATCTCCACCTTTATCGAGGCGGCGGGAGAGCAGCTGCGGACCTTCTCGTGCTCGCTGCACCGCGAGGAGGTAGAGGAGGCCGAGTTCTTCGAGAAGGCCCGTGCGGTGAAGGAGTTGCTGGCCAAGTGGCCTCGCGCCACCTTCGTGGTGAACAGCGTGGTGGTCCCCGGCCATGTCCCCGAAGTGGCGGAGAGCCGCGAGCGCTTCGAGGGCGCGGGCATCAAGTTCTACCCGCAGCTGATGCGCGTGAATGGACAGCCCGCGAAGTACGGCTGGGTGGACCGCTGGCGCATCGACCGGGCGTTTGGGGACATGGTGTCGCCCTCGCAGATAAACCGCGGCTACCAGCTCAAGGGGCGCTTATGCCACGCGGGCAGCAAGTACTTCATCATCCACCCCAAGGGAGATGCGTTCTCCTGCTACCCGGGGAAGCGCTTTGGGGATGGCCATTTGGGCAACATCTTTGACGGGACGCTCCGACTCTGGGACGCGCCCAACCCGTGCCGCTATGAGGTCTGCCCGTGCACGGTGCCGCAGAACCGGGGAATCATCGAGGGTTTTGGCAACTCCTCCGGCGAGGGCTCGCACTCGTTCTGA
- a CDS encoding radical SAM protein, with translation MKNEDALRERLKGYLERKPRTGPETVHLDVTNACNLDCITCWNYAPDLAVPKPVAWKRQRMDAATFHRMVDESAEAGAERIVISGGGEPFTHPDIYGFIEKVKARGLRLTIITNGTLCAWERVRALAVDQLLLNMASASPETYVAYHPNQPLETFHRLKEGVRQVGDTTAVNLVQVINRVNYTELPEMVRLAHELGARSSFKVGDVPKGTEHHALTAEQKQQVLAELIPAARKLAKALKVKHNLDAYEAQLSGKWPSGQETGCFAGYLYSRVYVDGRVFFCCEHIEAGHVKDGPFKEVWRAPAYEAVRQRLHRGEYYPGCARCGKHDMNFAAARDLREMLEAGELP, from the coding sequence ATGAAGAACGAAGACGCGCTGAGAGAGCGGCTCAAGGGCTACCTGGAGCGCAAGCCCCGCACGGGCCCAGAGACGGTCCACCTGGACGTCACCAACGCGTGCAACCTGGACTGCATCACCTGCTGGAACTACGCGCCGGACCTGGCGGTGCCCAAGCCCGTGGCGTGGAAGCGGCAGCGGATGGACGCGGCCACCTTCCACCGCATGGTGGATGAGTCCGCCGAGGCCGGCGCCGAGCGCATTGTCATCAGCGGCGGCGGCGAGCCCTTCACGCATCCGGACATCTACGGCTTCATCGAGAAGGTGAAGGCCCGGGGCCTGCGGCTCACCATCATTACCAACGGGACGCTCTGTGCCTGGGAGCGGGTACGGGCACTGGCGGTGGACCAGCTCCTGCTGAACATGGCCTCCGCGTCGCCGGAGACGTACGTGGCCTATCACCCCAACCAGCCGCTGGAGACCTTCCACCGGCTCAAGGAGGGCGTCCGGCAGGTGGGGGACACCACGGCGGTGAACCTCGTGCAGGTCATCAACCGGGTGAACTACACGGAGCTCCCGGAGATGGTGCGGCTGGCGCACGAGCTGGGCGCACGCTCCTCCTTCAAGGTCGGCGACGTGCCCAAGGGCACCGAGCACCACGCGCTCACCGCCGAGCAGAAGCAGCAGGTCCTCGCAGAGCTCATCCCCGCGGCGCGCAAGCTCGCCAAGGCGCTAAAGGTGAAGCACAACTTGGACGCGTATGAGGCGCAGCTCTCGGGGAAGTGGCCCTCGGGGCAGGAGACCGGGTGCTTCGCGGGCTACCTCTACAGCCGTGTCTACGTGGATGGGCGCGTCTTCTTCTGCTGCGAGCACATCGAGGCCGGGCACGTGAAGGACGGTCCCTTCAAGGAGGTGTGGCGCGCTCCCGCGTACGAGGCCGTGCGCCAGCGCCTCCACCGGGGCGAGTACTACCCAGGCTGCGCGCGCTGCGGGAAGCACGACATGAACTTTGCGGCGGCCCGGGACTTGCGCGAGATGCTCGAGGCAGGGGAGCTGCCATGA
- a CDS encoding glycosyltransferase, producing the protein MGAPRFLFYAVNGLGLGHVTRLLSIARALKRLSPEAEVLFLTSSEADHVIYREGFAAVKLPSKTIRERCGLRKGSYLKLVQTVTWNTLAAFDPDVLVVDTYPTGSFEELIPALRWRQKNVFVFREQREESAGSELLQASLRLYDRILIPHEDISVVGPLPELAKARAVGPILIRERSELPSRAQARQALGLPQDATLLYASFGGGGDPEGARALTLTAQVARELPGVRLVVGAGPLWREQPPALEGAVVLQGRYPAIDFLPAFDAAVTAAGYNAVHELLYAGVPSVFVPFERMVDDQEKRAREVAAADAGLVCAPLTREGLTRAVRELMNPATRERLSAAARKRVECNGAEPAARALLELLA; encoded by the coding sequence ATGGGCGCGCCTCGCTTCCTCTTCTATGCCGTCAACGGTCTGGGCCTGGGCCATGTCACCCGGCTGCTGTCCATCGCTCGGGCGCTCAAGCGCCTCTCTCCCGAGGCCGAGGTGCTCTTCCTCACCTCGTCCGAGGCGGACCATGTCATCTACCGCGAGGGCTTCGCTGCGGTGAAGCTGCCCTCGAAGACAATTCGCGAGCGCTGCGGTCTGCGCAAGGGCAGCTACCTCAAGCTGGTCCAGACGGTGACGTGGAACACGCTGGCCGCGTTCGATCCGGACGTGCTCGTGGTGGATACCTATCCCACGGGCAGCTTCGAGGAGCTCATCCCCGCCCTGCGCTGGCGCCAGAAGAACGTCTTTGTCTTCCGAGAGCAGCGCGAGGAGTCTGCGGGCTCGGAGCTGCTCCAGGCCTCGCTGCGCCTCTACGATCGGATCCTCATCCCCCACGAGGACATCTCCGTGGTGGGGCCGCTGCCCGAGCTCGCCAAGGCCCGCGCGGTGGGACCCATCCTCATCCGCGAGCGCTCGGAGCTGCCCTCGCGCGCGCAGGCCCGGCAGGCGCTCGGGCTGCCGCAGGACGCCACGCTGCTCTACGCCTCATTTGGCGGCGGAGGAGATCCCGAGGGCGCGCGGGCGCTGACGCTCACGGCCCAGGTGGCGCGAGAACTGCCCGGTGTGCGGCTGGTGGTGGGCGCCGGGCCCTTGTGGCGCGAACAGCCTCCCGCGCTGGAGGGCGCGGTGGTGTTGCAGGGCCGCTACCCGGCCATCGACTTCCTCCCAGCCTTCGATGCGGCGGTGACGGCGGCTGGCTACAACGCTGTTCACGAGCTGCTGTACGCGGGCGTCCCCTCCGTCTTCGTGCCCTTCGAGCGGATGGTGGATGACCAGGAGAAGCGCGCCAGGGAGGTGGCCGCTGCGGACGCAGGGCTGGTGTGCGCTCCGCTGACGCGCGAGGGGCTGACCCGGGCGGTTCGCGAGCTGATGAACCCGGCCACGCGCGAGCGGTTGAGCGCGGCGGCCCGGAAGCGGGTGGAGTGCAACGGTGCGGAGCCCGCGGCCCGGGCGCTGCTGGAGTTGCTCGCATGA
- a CDS encoding tetratricopeptide repeat protein, which produces MRWNVPVLVLGLGVLLGPVVLAQAPAGGEGSVATDSERSTQALAVYEQGKRLYDAKDYAGALEKFDQAAALEPGKARWQYNRGLTLRKLNRFPEAREALLQSLTLDPEYKKAEIDDKLREMGFSQSDPSPAATDGSTSAPSPASPESEPNDTAATVIAGVICFAGPLLFVGGLIFLIRFLIRRAKARGEDAPPQRRAPGKTSAKTPMRSVDVSPLDQRMEQVASALTSVEHALRLEEDADLRALLNQATMAEQRARDELAKARVGKVTPEAAEVPIRAAEEGAKAAEERARTLFGDRAFAPEGERVGCYFCARPLANASFRMQVPLKRGETVTSVLACPPCANMAAAGQPPPVKVRVEGNGRMVHWSELGGFDPYTHRHNAYPGTRNVPAWDFAPQRSLAEVAAIAAGGAAIGGLAAYGVSKLLDLDSAQEAAAAQAAAQAATQAAARKASEQREERDWRDHS; this is translated from the coding sequence ATGCGATGGAATGTTCCTGTACTGGTGCTCGGGTTGGGGGTGTTGCTGGGGCCCGTGGTGCTGGCCCAGGCGCCAGCGGGGGGTGAGGGCTCGGTCGCAACGGACTCGGAGCGCAGCACGCAGGCGCTCGCGGTGTACGAGCAGGGCAAGCGCCTCTACGACGCGAAGGACTATGCGGGCGCCCTGGAGAAGTTCGACCAGGCCGCTGCCCTGGAGCCCGGCAAGGCCCGGTGGCAGTACAACCGTGGGCTCACCCTGCGGAAGCTGAACCGCTTCCCCGAGGCACGCGAGGCCCTGCTCCAGTCGCTGACGCTGGACCCGGAGTACAAGAAGGCGGAGATCGACGACAAACTGCGCGAGATGGGGTTCTCCCAGTCCGATCCCTCTCCGGCAGCGACGGACGGGAGCACCTCAGCGCCAAGCCCGGCCTCTCCTGAGTCTGAGCCGAACGACACGGCGGCCACCGTCATCGCCGGAGTCATCTGCTTCGCCGGCCCGCTCCTGTTCGTCGGTGGCCTCATCTTCTTGATTCGCTTCCTCATCCGGAGGGCGAAGGCTCGGGGTGAGGACGCTCCCCCACAGCGCCGTGCCCCCGGGAAGACGTCTGCCAAGACACCGATGCGCAGTGTGGACGTGTCGCCCCTGGATCAGCGGATGGAACAGGTGGCGAGCGCGTTGACCTCGGTGGAGCATGCCCTGCGCCTGGAGGAGGACGCCGACCTGCGCGCGCTGCTCAACCAGGCCACGATGGCGGAGCAGCGAGCGCGTGATGAGCTCGCGAAGGCCCGCGTGGGAAAGGTGACCCCCGAGGCGGCGGAGGTCCCCATCCGCGCGGCCGAAGAGGGCGCGAAGGCCGCGGAGGAGCGGGCCCGGACGCTCTTTGGAGACAGGGCCTTTGCCCCCGAGGGCGAGCGCGTGGGCTGCTACTTCTGTGCTCGCCCCCTGGCGAATGCCTCCTTCCGGATGCAGGTGCCGCTCAAGCGAGGCGAGACCGTTACCTCCGTGCTGGCGTGCCCGCCGTGCGCGAACATGGCCGCCGCGGGCCAGCCGCCCCCAGTCAAGGTGCGCGTCGAGGGCAATGGACGGATGGTCCACTGGAGCGAGCTGGGTGGGTTCGATCCGTATACCCATCGCCACAATGCGTATCCGGGCACTCGGAATGTCCCGGCTTGGGACTTCGCTCCGCAGCGCTCCCTGGCCGAGGTGGCGGCGATCGCCGCGGGCGGAGCCGCCATCGGTGGGCTGGCGGCGTACGGGGTGAGCAAGCTGCTGGACCTCGACAGCGCACAGGAAGCGGCGGCGGCCCAGGCCGCGGCGCAAGCTGCGACTCAGGCCGCGGCGCGCAAGGCCAGTGAGCAGCGTGAGGAGCGCGACTGGAGGGATCACTCCTGA
- a CDS encoding alpha/beta fold hydrolase yields the protein MPEVRSRGARIRYDDGGQGEPALLFLPGWCSRRAVFGPVTSRMRARHRVLSMDLRGHGESEQGDGDFTSDTVVDDALVLVQASGARQVVPVALSHAGWFAVELRRRLGERVPGLVLLDWLVLEPPRAFLEALKGIQSSAWKGSRDEFFRMWLEGVDSEEVIRFVREDMGSFGAEMWHRSGWEIANAYAQQTYPLRALSALVPPVPVMHLYAQPADPAYEMAQQSFAADHPWFQGVRLDARSHFPTLEVPEVVVEHLERFLAGLGAGERVSPPPPLPSP from the coding sequence ATGCCGGAGGTTCGCTCGCGAGGGGCTCGCATTCGCTACGACGATGGGGGACAGGGGGAGCCTGCGCTGCTCTTCCTGCCTGGCTGGTGCTCCCGCCGCGCTGTGTTCGGCCCCGTCACTTCCCGGATGAGGGCGCGCCACCGGGTGCTCTCCATGGACCTGCGCGGGCACGGCGAGTCCGAGCAGGGGGACGGAGACTTCACCAGCGACACCGTCGTGGACGATGCCCTGGTGCTGGTGCAGGCCAGCGGCGCCCGGCAGGTGGTTCCCGTCGCGCTGTCCCACGCGGGGTGGTTTGCCGTGGAGCTCCGGCGGCGGCTCGGGGAGCGAGTCCCGGGGCTGGTCTTGCTGGACTGGCTCGTCCTCGAGCCTCCCCGCGCCTTCCTGGAGGCACTGAAGGGAATCCAGTCCTCGGCGTGGAAGGGAAGCCGCGACGAGTTCTTCCGCATGTGGCTGGAGGGAGTCGACTCGGAGGAGGTCATCCGCTTCGTCCGCGAGGACATGGGCTCGTTCGGCGCAGAGATGTGGCATCGCTCCGGCTGGGAGATCGCCAACGCCTATGCGCAGCAGACCTATCCTCTCCGTGCGCTCTCCGCCCTGGTGCCTCCCGTGCCGGTGATGCACCTGTACGCGCAGCCTGCGGATCCGGCGTATGAGATGGCTCAGCAATCCTTTGCCGCGGACCACCCCTGGTTCCAGGGGGTGAGGCTGGACGCGCGCAGCCACTTCCCCACGCTGGAGGTGCCCGAGGTGGTGGTGGAGCACCTGGAGCGCTTCCTCGCCGGGCTCGGGGCGGGGGAACGGGTCTCTCCCCCGCCTCCGCTTCCCTCTCCTTGA
- a CDS encoding ureidoglycolate lyase, producing the protein MNNQEPVRAQPLTREAFGPFGDVISVERAGGSSANQGTARRYDRVAQLASTRPEAQPNLAVFRSVAKALPFEVRLVERHPCSTQMFMPVACQRFLIVVCPSDAQGEPELSQLCAFVCGPGQGINYHAGVWHHPIIALEGPADFLMLAWEDGTARDCEERPLSAPLLVTSD; encoded by the coding sequence ATGAACAATCAGGAGCCAGTCCGGGCGCAACCCCTCACGCGCGAGGCGTTCGGGCCGTTCGGCGATGTCATCAGCGTGGAGCGCGCGGGCGGCTCCAGCGCCAACCAGGGCACGGCCCGGCGCTATGACCGGGTAGCCCAACTGGCCAGCACCCGGCCGGAGGCACAGCCGAACCTGGCGGTGTTCCGCTCGGTGGCCAAGGCGCTGCCCTTCGAGGTGCGCCTCGTCGAGCGCCACCCGTGCTCGACGCAGATGTTCATGCCGGTGGCGTGCCAGCGCTTCCTCATCGTCGTGTGCCCGAGTGACGCGCAGGGAGAGCCGGAGCTCTCGCAGCTCTGCGCGTTCGTGTGTGGCCCAGGGCAGGGGATCAACTACCACGCGGGCGTCTGGCATCACCCCATCATCGCGCTCGAGGGGCCTGCGGACTTTCTGATGCTGGCGTGGGAGGACGGCACCGCCCGCGACTGCGAGGAGCGTCCCCTCTCAGCTCCGCTGCTCGTGACCAGCGACTGA
- a CDS encoding DUF5953 family protein, with protein MTTRNRLILAVYAPALVANDGRTLAVVSGMERALPGLRLKWEVGEGGRPIELPQRDAWLVEATRRGKLPLLCNGDESYPVTVAGRQSPAILSPGGQPQLHVHAKLPLDEAVIAAAAEMLEGVAEGARAFWGHATPDAAALDIAYQTAPTLEGPPSPRRGLPALKLFDHIRSPEIPYSLGWLNFWSAAAAQVIGFPDPARDAELLTRARRTASGGWVVQLTDAPLDLDNPAHLEALLRTYERFPEIGGRVTPG; from the coding sequence ATGACCACTCGAAATCGCCTCATTCTGGCCGTCTACGCGCCAGCGCTCGTGGCCAATGACGGCCGCACACTTGCTGTCGTCAGTGGTATGGAACGGGCGCTGCCCGGCTTGCGCCTGAAGTGGGAAGTGGGCGAAGGAGGGCGCCCCATCGAGTTACCGCAACGCGACGCTTGGCTCGTTGAGGCGACAAGACGCGGAAAGCTCCCGCTCCTGTGCAATGGCGACGAGAGCTACCCTGTGACGGTTGCGGGGAGACAGAGCCCAGCAATCCTCAGCCCGGGCGGTCAGCCGCAACTCCACGTTCATGCGAAGTTGCCACTAGACGAGGCCGTTATCGCGGCAGCGGCGGAGATGCTGGAGGGCGTAGCGGAGGGCGCACGCGCGTTCTGGGGGCATGCCACGCCGGATGCCGCTGCGCTGGACATCGCGTATCAGACAGCACCCACGCTGGAAGGACCGCCATCCCCACGCCGGGGGTTGCCCGCCCTGAAGCTCTTCGACCACATCCGCTCGCCAGAGATTCCCTATTCCCTTGGTTGGCTGAACTTCTGGTCCGCCGCTGCCGCGCAAGTGATCGGGTTCCCGGACCCGGCCCGCGACGCCGAGCTGCTCACGCGAGCGCGGCGCACGGCGTCGGGCGGGTGGGTGGTGCAGCTCACGGATGCACCGCTCGATCTTGACAACCCCGCCCATCTAGAAGCGCTCTTGCGGACCTACGAGCGCTTCCCGGAGATCGGCGGGCGCGTCACTCCAGGCTGA
- a CDS encoding DUF6310 domain-containing protein translates to MTLERRPECQPILVPHAGGDVPHNECADKFPPNRYPGMDVFVGGERFDALQVGVRVLWEIKTHRFDTYPDFIQEQEIEKEVAQLTEELAAARACGYDFVVGVSTQEHKDALLKVLPSLKIVVTGCKR, encoded by the coding sequence GTGACGCTGGAGCGCCGCCCGGAGTGCCAGCCCATCCTGGTGCCGCACGCGGGCGGGGATGTCCCGCATAACGAGTGCGCCGATAAGTTTCCGCCCAACCGTTATCCCGGCATGGACGTATTCGTGGGCGGTGAGCGCTTCGATGCGCTGCAAGTCGGCGTGCGTGTGCTGTGGGAGATCAAGACCCACCGATTTGACACCTACCCTGACTTTATCCAGGAGCAGGAGATTGAGAAGGAGGTGGCGCAACTGACCGAGGAACTTGCCGCTGCGCGGGCCTGTGGATACGACTTCGTTGTTGGGGTGAGCACCCAAGAGCACAAAGACGCGCTGCTCAAGGTCCTTCCCTCCCTCAAGATCGTCGTCACGGGATGCAAACGATGA